A section of the Hippea sp. KM1 genome encodes:
- the nrfD gene encoding NrfD/PsrC family molybdoenzyme membrane anchor subunit, which yields MSEGILKKEGFHLGKWPIFYAVLFAIGFIGMASVYFKGQEASYGVSREISWGLLIIGYSFFVGITTGLSLLAAFGHLFKFERFHVLSRKIMWTALSSLIAGFFIIFWDLGGPYRLQILRFVVNIVPFHWTSPIWWMSVLYAMELPILIIEVLLLIANKEKYTFIASILGFIVGISAYSNMGFVFSANIARPFWHGPFIPLFFILSAIGLGAAVGLIILFVNRGDLSDEKYQQTLEVFSKTLFIVILAIAFAKVWRTVGLLYGRQPMTYEAARELVAGSLAFNFWFFEVIMGILIPFILLLFSRFRSTVLSLISAFSAIVGIFFMRYDSIIAGQVVPVNGVYFPKPEILHYAPSISEISLFICSIGVLGLMYTLGSRILRLEEEEHG from the coding sequence ATGTCGGAGGGAATCTTAAAAAAAGAGGGTTTTCATTTGGGTAAGTGGCCCATATTCTATGCCGTGCTTTTTGCCATAGGTTTCATTGGGATGGCCAGTGTCTATTTTAAGGGTCAGGAGGCCAGCTATGGCGTAAGCAGGGAGATCTCGTGGGGTCTTCTGATAATAGGCTATTCATTCTTTGTGGGTATAACCACAGGATTGAGCCTTTTGGCGGCTTTTGGTCATCTATTTAAGTTTGAGAGGTTTCATGTTCTATCCAGAAAGATTATGTGGACAGCCTTAAGCTCACTAATCGCCGGTTTCTTCATCATATTTTGGGATCTGGGTGGCCCATACAGGCTGCAGATCTTGAGATTCGTTGTCAACATAGTGCCGTTTCACTGGACATCTCCTATATGGTGGATGTCTGTTTTGTATGCAATGGAGCTGCCCATATTGATAATAGAGGTGCTTCTGCTTATTGCCAATAAGGAGAAATACACATTCATAGCAAGCATTTTAGGGTTTATCGTGGGTATAAGCGCCTATAGCAATATGGGTTTTGTTTTTTCTGCCAACATTGCAAGGCCGTTCTGGCATGGGCCTTTCATACCGCTGTTCTTTATACTGTCGGCCATTGGATTGGGTGCAGCGGTGGGTTTGATTATCCTGTTTGTAAACAGAGGTGATTTATCTGATGAGAAATATCAGCAGACGCTTGAGGTTTTTTCAAAGACGCTATTTATAGTGATACTGGCCATAGCGTTTGCAAAGGTCTGGAGAACGGTGGGCCTCCTCTATGGAAGACAGCCCATGACCTATGAGGCGGCAAGGGAGCTGGTTGCAGGGTCGCTGGCCTTTAACTTCTGGTTCTTTGAGGTTATTATGGGTATTTTGATACCATTTATCCTGCTTCTGTTTAGCCGCTTCAGATCAACCGTTCTATCGCTTATTAGTGCGTTTTCTGCCATAGTGGGCATATTCTTTATGAGGTATGACTCCATAATCGCCGGGCAGGTTGTGCCTGTGAATGGCGTCTATTTCCCCAAGCCTGAGATACTCCACTATGCACCGTCGATTTCGGAGATAAGCCTCTTTATATGTTCTATAGGGGTTTTAGGTTTAATGTATACACTTGGAAGTCGTATTCTCCGCTTAGAGGAGGAAGAACATGGCTAA